The following proteins are encoded in a genomic region of Polycladomyces zharkentensis:
- a CDS encoding ferric iron reductase, translating to MAVATYLHSVLEDLRGKGLAVPLAFPEEVANLDTVSLQSLLKGNVLKTIISDVADHMHTSNQMAAASLFQKRYAYVLLTSVIHPLLYAGIGILADPEQTDVMLDDGLPVGIKLRNPSQWMPIDVADGFFPSIIHTALDRNLKELIDRISSEIGVSPLILWENAGSYVRFLHQKIGNDRELRFPSQRVFCVLFDRIGMYAPALASVYRGCLTEEPDAAECVRTTCCLWYQFPGNSPCPTCPRLKRN from the coding sequence ATGGCTGTTGCGACGTATCTCCACTCCGTATTGGAAGATTTGCGGGGGAAAGGGCTGGCGGTCCCGCTCGCTTTCCCGGAGGAGGTCGCAAATCTGGACACCGTTTCCCTTCAATCGTTGTTGAAAGGAAACGTGCTGAAGACGATCATTTCGGATGTTGCCGATCACATGCATACTTCCAATCAAATGGCAGCCGCGTCGTTGTTTCAGAAACGCTATGCCTATGTTCTGCTGACCTCAGTGATCCATCCTTTGTTGTATGCGGGAATCGGAATTTTGGCCGACCCCGAACAAACGGATGTGATGCTGGACGACGGGCTGCCTGTCGGGATCAAACTCCGAAATCCCTCGCAATGGATGCCGATTGACGTTGCAGACGGCTTTTTTCCTTCTATCATCCATACCGCATTGGATCGAAATCTGAAAGAGCTGATTGATCGCATTTCATCCGAAATCGGTGTGTCTCCGCTCATATTGTGGGAGAATGCGGGGAGTTATGTCAGATTCCTTCACCAGAAAATCGGCAATGACAGGGAATTGAGATTCCCATCCCAACGCGTCTTTTGTGTATTGTTCGATCGGATCGGCATGTACGCACCGGCGCTTGCCTCCGTCTATCGGGGATGTTTGACAGAAGAACCGGATGCTGCGGAATGTGTTCGCACTACTTGTTGTTTATGGTATCAGTTTCCCGGTAACAGCCCCTGTCCCACTTGTCCGCGTTTAAAGCGCAACTAG
- a CDS encoding ABC transporter substrate-binding protein: MFTKKTSFSILLISIMVITSILAGCSGNADQTTSDQQGKTAAKRTVKHELGTLTFTTPPKRIVVLDTYLLDIATALGIQPVGVAQEELNNQSLPGYLKSRVTHSFTWVGSRKEPSLEMIASLKPDLIVADLQRHKEAYPQLSKIAPTMVVKGSGGQDWKQIVKSLALALNMPERGDQVIKQYEQKVAQTKTSLSKAGTIKVLPITIYPKQKVRIYTADSFTGTVLQDMGLTVPFRAGGQPFIETGVEKLADIKADQYLLLQSAVYTKGVDWKNTPVFKDLPAVKAGKVVPVQMETWSFYRGPLAAQVIADEAIKLLANKQAK, from the coding sequence TTGTTCACCAAAAAGACCAGTTTCTCCATTCTCCTGATCTCCATCATGGTGATAACATCAATACTGGCGGGTTGTAGCGGCAATGCCGATCAAACGACGTCTGATCAACAGGGAAAAACCGCAGCCAAGCGAACAGTGAAGCACGAACTGGGTACATTGACATTTACCACTCCACCGAAGCGGATTGTTGTGCTGGATACGTATCTGTTGGATATCGCAACCGCACTGGGGATTCAACCGGTCGGTGTCGCCCAGGAGGAGCTGAACAACCAATCGCTTCCGGGATACCTGAAATCCCGCGTCACTCACTCCTTTACCTGGGTAGGCAGTCGGAAAGAACCCAGTCTTGAGATGATCGCCAGTCTGAAACCGGATCTGATCGTGGCTGATCTCCAGCGTCATAAGGAAGCATATCCGCAACTGTCCAAGATTGCACCGACCATGGTGGTCAAAGGGTCTGGCGGCCAAGATTGGAAACAAATCGTCAAATCGCTCGCACTCGCTTTGAACATGCCCGAACGGGGCGATCAGGTCATCAAGCAATATGAACAAAAAGTCGCCCAGACCAAAACGTCGTTGTCCAAGGCGGGAACGATCAAAGTCCTCCCCATCACGATTTATCCCAAACAAAAAGTACGTATCTACACAGCGGATTCCTTTACCGGTACCGTCCTTCAGGATATGGGATTGACCGTTCCTTTCCGGGCTGGCGGGCAACCGTTCATTGAAACCGGCGTTGAAAAATTGGCGGACATCAAGGCAGACCAATACCTGCTGCTGCAAAGCGCCGTCTACACCAAAGGGGTCGATTGGAAAAACACGCCAGTGTTCAAGGATCTGCCCGCTGTAAAAGCCGGAAAGGTCGTTCCGGTTCAGATGGAGACCTGGAGTTTCTACCGCGGACCTCTTGCCGCCCAGGTCATCGCTGATGAAGCAATCAAGCTTCTCGCCAACAAACAAGCAAAATAA
- a CDS encoding FecCD family ABC transporter permease, translated as MGTHDAVIRRVFTRSEKKILPRVLLCFLCLFLLAVIMILNIRFGTGLSLEAIWNAITQYDAHNQQHQVIHDLRLPRVLAAVLVGAALGISGTIMQMITHNPLAAPDTMGVNAGAAFTVLITLLFLPSVPQELIPVLAFAGGIFTMFLVWGISSVGSRGVTPVKLALAGVAVATLMRTMSEGLILAHSRAAFTLTYLLKGSLAGIRWDDLELLTPWTVGGIIVALLFSRTLNLMRLGDEVAIGLGVRVPLFRMAAGVVAVILACSSVAVAGPITFVGLVIPHMARLVVGIDQRWVIPFSGIFGALLLTLTDWVTRVVFDPQEVTVSILTALIGAPFFIVLARSRRVR; from the coding sequence TTGGGTACCCATGATGCCGTCATCCGACGGGTTTTCACTCGTTCGGAAAAGAAGATACTTCCACGCGTTCTGTTATGTTTTCTCTGTTTGTTCTTGCTCGCTGTTATCATGATACTGAATATTCGATTCGGAACCGGTCTTTCCCTCGAAGCCATTTGGAACGCCATAACACAATACGACGCTCACAATCAACAGCATCAGGTTATCCACGACCTTCGGTTGCCCCGTGTGTTGGCTGCGGTACTGGTGGGAGCGGCATTGGGAATTTCGGGAACGATTATGCAGATGATTACCCATAACCCGCTTGCTGCCCCGGATACAATGGGCGTAAATGCCGGTGCGGCATTCACCGTGTTGATCACCCTGTTGTTTTTGCCGTCCGTCCCGCAGGAGTTGATTCCCGTCTTGGCTTTTGCCGGAGGCATCTTCACCATGTTTTTGGTCTGGGGAATCAGCTCTGTCGGTTCACGCGGCGTTACTCCCGTCAAACTCGCTTTGGCAGGCGTTGCCGTCGCCACTCTGATGAGAACGATGTCAGAAGGATTGATCCTTGCCCATTCACGTGCCGCGTTTACCTTGACCTATCTGTTGAAGGGAAGCTTGGCCGGAATCCGTTGGGATGATTTGGAATTGTTGACCCCCTGGACTGTCGGTGGAATCATCGTGGCGCTCCTGTTCAGCCGAACGTTGAACCTGATGCGCCTGGGCGACGAAGTGGCAATCGGACTCGGTGTACGCGTTCCATTGTTCCGTATGGCTGCAGGTGTTGTTGCCGTGATTTTGGCCTGCTCCTCTGTGGCTGTAGCAGGTCCCATCACCTTTGTCGGATTGGTGATTCCGCACATGGCCCGCTTGGTGGTCGGAATCGATCAACGATGGGTGATTCCCTTTTCCGGTATTTTCGGTGCACTTTTGCTCACCCTCACCGATTGGGTAACCCGTGTCGTGTTTGACCCGCAAGAGGTGACAGTCTCGATCTTGACAGCCCTGATCGGCGCACCATTTTTCATTGTGCTCGCACGCTCAAGGAGGGTTCGATGA
- a CDS encoding FecCD family ABC transporter permease, whose translation MKSLIHQIRSWWLILFLFVLLLVASMASTAFGAVKLSLYDAFAVWFGDASPQAQFIIEEMRIPRTFIALLAGGCLAMSGGIFQAITRNSLASPDLIGISAGAGLGAVILILLFPSSPPGLLPLFAFAGGLLTAVVIYLLAWQKGIESTRLILIGIAVSAVCLAARDAVVLKAPDELDSALFWLTGSVWGKGSEQLSGVWIWAVALLGLGLWTARPLNVLQLGDETAKGLGIHVERTRLLITAIGVGLAGCAVSIAGNIGFVGLIAPHMARLLVGSDMRKILPASAILGALLTVAADTVGRVLIAPSEIPAGIFTSLIGCPYFLWLLRLERR comes from the coding sequence ATGAAATCATTGATCCATCAGATCCGTTCATGGTGGTTGATCCTGTTTTTGTTTGTCCTGTTGCTGGTGGCGTCCATGGCCAGCACGGCTTTCGGTGCCGTGAAACTGAGTTTGTATGACGCATTTGCCGTGTGGTTTGGTGACGCCTCTCCACAGGCACAATTCATCATTGAAGAAATGCGGATACCACGTACATTCATCGCACTGCTGGCCGGCGGCTGTCTGGCCATGTCCGGCGGAATTTTTCAGGCGATCACCCGGAACAGTCTGGCTTCTCCCGATTTGATCGGTATCAGTGCCGGTGCCGGTTTGGGAGCAGTCATCCTGATTCTCTTGTTCCCATCCTCTCCCCCGGGACTGTTGCCTTTGTTCGCCTTTGCGGGTGGTCTTTTGACTGCTGTGGTCATCTATCTGCTGGCCTGGCAAAAAGGGATCGAATCCACCCGGCTGATTCTGATCGGAATTGCGGTATCCGCGGTTTGTTTGGCCGCAAGGGATGCCGTTGTATTGAAAGCGCCGGATGAACTGGATTCCGCATTGTTTTGGCTGACAGGCTCCGTTTGGGGAAAAGGATCGGAACAACTGTCAGGGGTGTGGATCTGGGCCGTCGCTTTATTGGGACTCGGGTTGTGGACGGCACGTCCTTTGAACGTACTGCAGCTGGGAGATGAAACGGCGAAAGGATTGGGAATCCATGTGGAAAGGACCCGTCTGCTCATTACGGCCATCGGTGTCGGGTTGGCCGGTTGTGCCGTTTCGATAGCCGGGAATATCGGTTTTGTGGGGCTGATCGCTCCTCATATGGCCCGATTGCTGGTTGGTTCCGATATGAGAAAAATATTACCCGCCTCTGCCATCCTCGGGGCTTTGTTGACAGTCGCCGCGGACACTGTGGGACGTGTATTGATCGCACCGTCGGAAATTCCGGCCGGGATTTTTACTTCCCTGATCGGGTGCCCGTATTTCCTCTGGCTGTTACGGCTGGAACGACGATAA
- a CDS encoding sensor histidine kinase, which yields MDLRRRLAWQLLSRIIILFSLLLIIAFVSSWMIQALLDSENSSEVRLDHTVKTIVKSTQIRNGTVTINPDTEKLLAREQMWIQILNSHGHEIYQFHRPLDRTSSHYTPGEFYSLMKELEKDDDIVSIVNKHINHEKITWVIGGKVHQTGVPFVYQVQYMVTTVLCSFLAAILISVLFGKRLGNPLIHILLWIKNLADKTYQEPLDQYGRPASLNKRNGLKKNFRLYKEVIQALNQLTNTLRQSEEDRLRLEKTREDWIVGVTHDFKTPLSTIKGYVDVLSSDRYQWSEEDIRNIAAILQERIQYMEDLINDFSLAFQLKNQSLVLHKEVVDIVELCREATITIANLPQSDHKELVFRSNVTSLRYHLDKHWFKRILENIIANAVNHNPDGTKIEVLVEALSVSKTNDPRVQIVISDNGVGMDEETQARLFERYYRGVDSNTSHRGTGLGMAISYQLILAHKGWISVDSKPNEGTVVRIFLP from the coding sequence ATGGATTTAAGACGCCGTTTAGCATGGCAGTTGTTATCGAGAATCATCATTTTGTTTTCATTGTTATTGATCATTGCTTTTGTGTCTTCGTGGATGATTCAAGCTTTGCTGGATTCTGAGAATTCTTCAGAGGTCCGTTTGGATCATACCGTTAAAACGATTGTCAAAAGTACGCAAATCCGTAATGGAACTGTAACCATCAATCCCGATACAGAGAAGTTGTTGGCAAGAGAGCAAATGTGGATTCAAATCTTGAATTCACATGGCCATGAAATTTATCAGTTTCATCGTCCTCTTGACCGGACATCCTCGCATTACACGCCTGGAGAGTTTTATTCTTTGATGAAAGAGTTGGAAAAGGATGATGATATCGTATCGATCGTAAACAAACACATCAATCATGAAAAGATCACGTGGGTGATCGGAGGAAAAGTGCACCAAACGGGAGTGCCGTTCGTCTATCAAGTTCAATATATGGTTACTACCGTTCTGTGCAGCTTTTTGGCGGCTATATTGATCTCTGTACTGTTTGGGAAAAGATTGGGGAACCCTTTGATCCATATTCTTCTTTGGATCAAAAACCTGGCTGACAAGACATATCAAGAACCCCTTGACCAATACGGAAGACCTGCGAGTTTAAATAAAAGAAACGGATTGAAAAAAAACTTTCGGTTATACAAGGAAGTAATACAAGCCTTGAATCAATTAACCAATACATTGCGCCAAAGCGAAGAGGATCGGCTTCGTTTGGAAAAAACACGTGAGGATTGGATAGTAGGGGTGACCCACGATTTTAAAACGCCGTTGTCCACCATTAAAGGATATGTAGATGTATTGTCTTCTGACAGATACCAGTGGTCTGAAGAGGATATCAGAAATATTGCAGCAATACTCCAAGAACGGATTCAGTATATGGAAGATCTGATCAATGATTTCAGCCTTGCCTTCCAATTGAAAAATCAATCATTGGTGCTACATAAAGAAGTCGTGGATATTGTGGAATTGTGCAGAGAAGCAACCATTACAATCGCGAATTTGCCCCAATCTGACCATAAAGAACTCGTGTTCCGATCCAACGTTACATCATTACGATATCACTTGGATAAACATTGGTTTAAACGGATACTTGAGAATATCATTGCCAACGCGGTGAATCATAATCCTGACGGGACAAAAATAGAGGTCTTGGTGGAAGCGTTATCTGTTTCCAAGACCAATGATCCAAGGGTTCAAATTGTCATAAGTGATAATGGTGTAGGTATGGACGAAGAAACACAGGCCCGCTTGTTTGAGCGTTACTATCGAGGAGTCGATTCAAATACGAGCCACCGTGGCACTGGATTAGGCATGGCTATTTCCTATCAGCTTATATTGGCTCACAAGGGTTGGATATCCGTTGATAGCAAACCAAACGAAGGGACGGTTGTGAGAATTTTTTTGCCCTAG
- a CDS encoding response regulator transcription factor, with protein MFSSRILLVDDDKPILDLLTVVLKKEGFQEILTATSGNEALFICERTNPDLIVLDVMLPDYDGFDLCHELRKKMQIPIMFLTAKTTDLNKLTGFSYGADDYITKPFNPLEVVARMKVHLRRHKQLPASVVEKRRYDFGRFQVDEESGQLIVEGKPVKCRAKELQLLVFLCQHPNRIFSKNTLYEKVWGEKPFNGDNTVMVHIRHLREKIEEDPSHPRYIQTIRGLGYKLAYPPKGD; from the coding sequence ATCCTTGACTTGCTGACAGTAGTGTTGAAAAAAGAAGGTTTTCAAGAGATTTTAACTGCCACCAGCGGGAATGAAGCGCTGTTCATTTGTGAACGTACAAATCCGGATTTAATAGTGCTTGATGTTATGTTGCCCGATTATGACGGCTTTGACTTATGTCATGAGTTGAGAAAGAAAATGCAGATTCCGATTATGTTTCTTACGGCTAAGACGACAGATCTCAACAAATTAACAGGATTTAGCTATGGTGCGGATGATTATATAACCAAGCCTTTCAACCCCCTTGAGGTTGTCGCCCGAATGAAAGTGCATTTAAGGCGACATAAGCAATTGCCGGCGTCAGTCGTGGAGAAGAGAAGATATGATTTTGGCCGTTTTCAAGTAGATGAGGAGAGTGGACAACTGATTGTTGAAGGAAAGCCAGTGAAATGCAGGGCCAAAGAGTTGCAATTACTTGTGTTTTTATGTCAACATCCGAATCGCATTTTTAGTAAGAATACTTTGTATGAAAAAGTTTGGGGAGAAAAACCATTCAATGGCGATAACACTGTAATGGTTCATATACGACACCTGCGTGAAAAAATTGAGGAGGATCCAAGTCATCCGCGTTACATTCAAACGATTCGTGGCTTGGGATACAAATTGGCCTACCCGCCCAAAGGGGATTGA